Proteins from one Bradyrhizobium roseum genomic window:
- a CDS encoding DUF3095 domain-containing protein, with protein MTTLDGTDIFYGAIPVFRGFASLMDPAMYSPLPDDWAVGVADIVESTRAIANQRYKAVNMAGASVIAAVANALEGREFPFVFGGDGASFAVSPGDLERARDALAATATWVEESLNLSMRVALVPVKDIRAQGLDVRVARFGPSPNLSYAMFSGGGLGWADAAMKRGAFAVPAAPPGTQPDLSGLSCRFEEIPTTRGLILSVLVVPAGGADPHRFRKVIEDIIRLAEQSPDAGRPVPPGGPPLRWPPAGVEYEARAARGGPLLKRRGVVLAVTLWAYVVMRFGIKVGKFVPKNYVQQVIENSDFRKYDDGLRMILDCTEEMQQALADLLAKAASERIVRYGLHRQDAAMMTCFTPSVMRSDHVHFIDGARGGYASAATALKAMAA; from the coding sequence ATGACGACGCTTGACGGCACCGACATCTTCTACGGCGCGATTCCGGTCTTTCGTGGCTTTGCCAGCCTGATGGACCCGGCGATGTATTCGCCGTTGCCGGACGACTGGGCGGTCGGCGTCGCCGATATCGTGGAATCGACCAGGGCGATCGCCAACCAGCGCTACAAGGCGGTCAACATGGCCGGTGCCTCGGTCATCGCCGCTGTCGCCAACGCGCTCGAAGGGCGCGAATTTCCGTTCGTGTTCGGTGGCGATGGCGCCAGCTTTGCGGTGTCGCCCGGCGATCTCGAGCGGGCGCGCGATGCGTTGGCGGCGACCGCGACCTGGGTCGAGGAGAGTCTCAATCTTTCCATGCGCGTGGCGCTGGTGCCGGTCAAAGACATCCGGGCGCAGGGCCTCGATGTGCGCGTGGCCCGATTCGGGCCGTCACCCAACCTGTCCTATGCGATGTTTTCCGGCGGTGGTCTGGGCTGGGCGGACGCCGCGATGAAGCGCGGCGCGTTCGCGGTGCCGGCGGCGCCGCCCGGCACGCAGCCCGATCTGTCCGGACTGTCGTGCCGGTTTGAGGAAATTCCGACCACGCGCGGGCTCATCCTGTCGGTGCTGGTGGTGCCAGCCGGCGGCGCCGATCCGCATCGTTTCCGCAAGGTGATCGAGGACATCATCCGCCTGGCCGAACAATCTCCGGATGCCGGCCGGCCAGTACCGCCGGGCGGGCCGCCGCTGCGCTGGCCGCCGGCCGGCGTCGAGTATGAAGCGCGCGCCGCCCGCGGCGGGCCGCTGCTGAAACGGCGCGGTGTCGTGCTCGCGGTGACGCTGTGGGCCTATGTCGTGATGCGCTTCGGCATCAAGGTCGGCAAATTCGTGCCGAAGAATTACGTGCAGCAGGTGATTGAGAATTCCGACTTCCGCAAATATGACGACGGCCTGCGGATGATCCTCGACTGCACCGAGGAGATGCAGCAAGCGCTGGCGGACCTGCTGGCGAAGGCGGCATCGGAGCGGATCGTGCGCTACGGCCTGCACCGGCAAGACGCCGCGATGATGACTTGCTTCACGCCCTCGGTGATGCGTAGCGATCACGTCCACTTCATCGACGGCGCGCGCGGCGGATATGCGTCGGCGGCGACGGCGCTGAAGGCGATGGCGGCCTGA
- the htpG gene encoding molecular chaperone HtpG has translation MMTTTTAPESQPFQAEVAELLNLMVHSVYSETDIFLRELISNASDACDKLRYEAISAPDLITDGAPPKIRIVPNKKADTLTVVDTGIGMDRQELIDNLGTIARSGTKSFLSRLTEAKDGSNLIGQFGVGFYAAFMVADRIVVTSRRAGSDQVFVWSSSGGSGFEIAQASEEDAARITRGTEIVLHLKKDAAKYIETHEIERIVRAWSDNIQFPIELVPEEGEPRQINSASALWQRSKSDLTPEDYKQAYQQIAGAFDEPAMTLHYRAEGRQSYAVLLFAPSNKPFDLFDQARKGKVKLYVRRVFIADDAEILPAYLRFIRGVIDSEDLPLNISREMLQNNPQLSQIRKAVTGRVISELESLGDKEPETFAKIWDAFGPVIKEGIWEDFERREKLLGLSRFTTTKGEKRSLKQYVEDLKPNQTDIYYLTGESVERLKANPKLESATARGIEVLLLTDPVDAFWTSAPLDFGGKPLKSLSQGDIDFGLIPLLDDKAEDKRDEATADQDTTIALIKDALGERVSDVRASQRLTASASCLVAGGGAHDRMLERLLAMQNKAPTTKPILEVNMRHPLVSAIAGDKDAAKDLSFLLLEQAQILDGELPEDPAAFANRLNALVLRGIVKG, from the coding sequence CTGATGACAACCACCACCGCCCCCGAATCCCAGCCGTTCCAGGCCGAGGTCGCCGAACTCCTGAACCTGATGGTGCACTCGGTTTATTCCGAGACCGACATCTTCCTGCGCGAGCTGATTTCCAACGCATCGGACGCCTGCGACAAGCTGCGCTATGAGGCAATATCAGCGCCCGATCTGATCACCGACGGCGCGCCGCCCAAAATTCGCATCGTGCCGAACAAGAAGGCCGATACGTTGACCGTCGTCGATACCGGCATCGGCATGGACCGGCAGGAACTGATCGACAATCTCGGCACCATTGCGCGCTCCGGCACCAAATCCTTTCTCTCCCGCCTGACCGAGGCCAAGGACGGCAGCAACCTGATCGGCCAGTTTGGCGTCGGCTTCTATGCGGCGTTCATGGTGGCCGATCGCATCGTGGTGACCAGCCGCCGCGCCGGCTCGGACCAGGTCTTCGTCTGGTCGTCCTCGGGCGGCAGCGGGTTTGAAATCGCGCAGGCCAGCGAAGAGGACGCCGCCCGCATCACGCGCGGCACCGAGATCGTGCTGCACCTGAAAAAGGACGCGGCGAAATATATCGAGACCCACGAGATCGAACGCATCGTTCGCGCCTGGTCCGACAACATCCAGTTCCCGATCGAACTGGTGCCGGAGGAGGGCGAGCCGCGCCAGATCAATTCGGCCAGCGCGCTGTGGCAGCGGTCCAAGTCCGATCTGACGCCGGAGGACTACAAGCAGGCCTATCAGCAGATCGCGGGCGCCTTCGACGAGCCGGCGATGACGCTGCATTACCGCGCCGAGGGCCGGCAGTCCTATGCGGTGCTGCTGTTCGCGCCGTCGAACAAGCCGTTCGACCTGTTCGACCAGGCGCGCAAGGGCAAGGTCAAGCTCTATGTCCGCCGCGTCTTCATCGCCGACGACGCCGAGATCCTGCCGGCCTATTTGCGCTTCATCCGCGGCGTGATCGACAGCGAGGACCTGCCGCTCAACATTTCGCGCGAGATGCTGCAGAATAACCCGCAGCTCAGCCAGATCCGCAAGGCCGTCACCGGCCGCGTGATTTCGGAGCTGGAAAGCCTCGGCGACAAGGAGCCGGAGACGTTCGCCAAGATCTGGGACGCGTTCGGCCCCGTGATCAAGGAAGGCATCTGGGAGGATTTTGAGCGTCGCGAGAAACTGCTGGGCCTCTCGCGCTTCACCACGACCAAAGGTGAGAAGCGCTCGCTCAAGCAATATGTCGAGGACCTCAAGCCGAACCAGACCGACATCTATTATCTCACCGGCGAAAGCGTCGAACGGTTGAAGGCCAACCCGAAACTGGAATCCGCGACGGCGCGCGGCATCGAAGTGCTGCTGCTGACCGATCCGGTCGATGCATTCTGGACCTCCGCGCCGCTCGATTTCGGCGGCAAGCCGCTGAAGTCGCTGAGCCAGGGCGACATCGATTTTGGCCTGATTCCGCTGCTGGACGACAAGGCCGAGGACAAGCGGGACGAGGCAACCGCGGATCAAGACACGACGATTGCGCTGATCAAGGACGCGCTCGGCGAACGCGTCTCCGACGTCCGCGCCTCGCAGCGGCTGACCGCGAGCGCGTCATGCCTGGTCGCCGGCGGCGGCGCGCATGACCGCATGCTGGAACGCCTGCTGGCGATGCAGAACAAGGCGCCCACCACCAAGCCGATCCTCGAGGTCAACATGCGCCATCCCCTGGTCTCGGCGATCGCCGGCGACAAGGACGCGGCCAAGGACCTGTCGTTCCTGCTGCTGGAGCAGGCGCAGATCCTCGACGGCGAGTTGCCGGAGGACCCGGCGGCGTTTGCCAACCGGCTCAACGCGCTGGTGCTGCGCGGGATCGTGAAGGGATAG